In a genomic window of Meleagris gallopavo isolate NT-WF06-2002-E0010 breed Aviagen turkey brand Nicholas breeding stock chromosome 1, Turkey_5.1, whole genome shotgun sequence:
- the LOC104913725 gene encoding myosin-7-like, which translates to MAVKNWPWMKLFFKIKPLLKSAETEKEMANMKEEFLKLKEALEKSEARRKELEEKQVSLVQEKNDLLLQLQAEQDTLADAEERCDLLIKSKIQLEAKVKELTERVEDEEEMNSELTSKKRKLEDECSELKKDIDDLEITLAKVEKEKHATENKVPVELCHIFKRGQARIIFMTRSTGLFDSFILCYIGQTVGSLHTESFEPMRENQLV; encoded by the exons ATGGCTGTGAAGAATTGGCCCTGGATGAAGCTTTTCTTTAAGATCAAACCTCTTCTGAAGTctgcagaaactgaaaaagagaTGGCCAATATGAAGGAAGAGTTCTTGAAACTGAAGGAGGCCCTGGAAAAATCTGAAGCAAGGAGAAAGGAACTTGAAGAGAAACAAGTCTCTTtagttcaagaaaaaaatgatttgctaTTGCAGCTCCAAGCT GAGCAAGACACTCTGGCAGATGCTGAGGAGCGATGCGACTTGTTGATTAAATCCAAGATTCAGCTGGAGGCCAAAGTCAAAGAGCTGACAGAGCGAGTTGAGGATGAGGAAGAGATGAATTCTGAGCTGACatccaaaaagagaaaattggaAGACGAGTGCTCTGAGCTCAAGAAAGATATTGATGATCTTGAAATAACACTTGCAAAAGTAGAGAAAGAGAAGCATGCTACTGAAAATAAGGTGCCTGTTGAACTTTGCCATATATTCAAAAGAGGTCAAGCAAGGATTATCTTTATGACAAGATCTACTGGTCTTTTTGACAGCTTTATACTCTGTTACATAGGCCAAACTGTAGGATCACTACACACAGAGTCATTTGAACCTATGAGGGAAAATCAGTTAGTCtga